Proteins encoded within one genomic window of Onychostoma macrolepis isolate SWU-2019 chromosome 11, ASM1243209v1, whole genome shotgun sequence:
- the cav4a gene encoding caveolin-2, whose amino-acid sequence MNGTMMRSMDARETEIDLRDAGDGEDDEGQQTWKTQLETVLEEEEEEDVISTQSDTRPLINERDPRQINECLKVSFEDVIAEPVSVRSGDRVWIWSNALFEVSRVWLYRIFTALLAVPVSLLAGILFAVLSFVHIWFFTPCVQVVLINTGWLQTLWSSVLDIIILPFFQSVAKCCSGISVVLTRE is encoded by the exons ATGAATGGCACCATGATGCGGAGTATGGACGCAAGGGAAACTGAGATCGACCTGAGGGATGCAGGGGATGGAGAGGATGATGAGGGACAACAGACATGGAAGACACAACTGGAAACTGTcctggaggaagaggaggaggaagatgtGATCTCTACACAGAGTGACACCAGGCCTCTGATCAATGAACGGGACCCAAGACAAATAAATGAGTGTCTTAAG GTTAGTTTTGAGGATGTGATAGCTGAGCCGGTGTCTGTGCGCAGCGGGGATCGGGTGTGGATCTGGAGTAACGCTCTTTTTGAGGTGTCCAGGGTCTGGCTTTACCGTATCTTCACAGCTCTGCTGGCAGTTCCAGTGTCCCTCCTCGCCGGGATTCTCTTCGCCGTCCTCAGCTTTGTTCACATCTG GTTCTTTACACCATGTGTGCAGGTTGTCTTGATAAACACCGGGTGGTTGCAAACTTTATGGAGCAGCGTTTTAGACATAATAATTCTACCGTTCTTCCAAAGTGTAGCCAAGTGCTGCAGTGGGATAAGTGTCGTTCTCACACGGGAATGA
- the si:ch211-213o11.11 gene encoding probable G-protein coupled receptor: MEASGLPPPAQHNETELNETLSHVHPMHLAPSMQLGSMSNPQSRLRDMSGLVVMVTLNAIALLANSGVLAVVVKVPHLRKFSLVCHLCIVDLLCAALLMPLGIVCTSPFFAGIVFSVLECRLYIFLNAFLVSASIFTVTVISIERYFYIVHPMRYEAKMTPWLSAAVMGFVWVVSTLLGLATVFGWPSYGSRSSIAATHCSLHWSHSGHRRVFAILFCTVCFCVPAAIIIAVYGNVYKVAHTAARERGPIPSWTMATAHPKRRSDSVNSQTTIITTSTSIRRNQVLRRKRRTLVGGKAALTLAIIVGQFLLCWLPYFAFHLHLSLGFSHSTSEEAEGPVTWLAYSTFAVNPFFYGLLNRQIREELCKMLFCCRSAGRPVRPSASGHERSGHEDFFHFLHRSGDRDGVRCSYHMVTPRSTLEQTSFRIPGQIPEEIT; the protein is encoded by the coding sequence ATGGAGGCATCTGGATTACCTCCGCCAGCACAGCATAACGAAACTGAACTGAATGAGACATTGAGTCATGTCCACCCTATGCAtctggctcccagcatgcaattaGGGAGCATGTCCAACCCGCAATCACGTTTACGAGACATGTCGGGCCTCGTGGTCATGGTGACTCTTAATGCAATCGCGCTCTTGGCCAATAGCGGAGTGCTTGCCGTAGTGGTGAAAGTGCCACATCTCCGCAAGTTCAGTTTGGTGTGTCACCTCTGCATCGTGGATTTGTTATGCGCCGCTCTGCTGATGCCGCTTGGCATCGTCTGCACCTCACCCTTTTTCGCTGGTATCGTCTTTTCCGTACTTGAATGCAGGTTGTACATTTTCCTCAATGCCTTTCTCGTATCTGCCTCTATCTTTACGGTTACTGTGATTAGCATCGAACGCTACTTCTACATCGTGCATCCCATGAGGTACGAGGCTAAAATGACTCCTTGGTTATCTGCAGCCGTGATGGGATTCGTCTGGGTGGTGTCTACTTTGCTAGGACTTGCTACCGTCTTTGGGTGGCCCAGTTATGGAAGTAGAAGCTCCATTGCTGCCACCCATTGCTCTCTACATTGGAGCCACAGTGGACACCGGAGAGTATTCGCTATTTTATTCTGCACTGTTTGCTTTTGCGTTCCAGCTGCTATTATTATCGCCGTCTATGGGAATGTGTATAAAGTCGCCCACACGGCTGCCCGGGAAAGAGGGCCCATCCCGAGCTGGACGATGGCAACTGCTCATCCGAAGCGTCGGTCTGATTCCGTCAACAGCCAGACCACGATCATCACCACAAGCACGAGCATCCGCAGAAATCAAGTCCTTCGCAGGAAAAGGAGAACGCTGGTTGGTGGGAAAGCGGCTCTAACTTTGGCCATCATCGTGGGTCAGTTTCTGCTCTGCTGGCTGCCTTACTTCGCCTTCCACCTGCATTTGTCGCTGGGATTCTCCCATAGTACCTCTGAAGAAGCCGAAGGACCGGTGACATGGCTGGCGTATTCAACTTTCGCAGTAAACCCGTTTTTTTATGGCCTGCTCAACCGTCAGATCAGGGAGGAGTTGTGTAAGATGCTCTTCTGTTGCCGATCGGCCGGCAGACCAGTGCGACCCTCTGCGTCGGGCCACGAACGTTCGGGACATGAagacttttttcattttttgcacAGGAGCGGCGACAGGGACGGAGTTAGATGCAGTTATCACATGGTTACACCGAGGAGCACGCTGGAGCAGACTAGTTTTAGGATACCGGGGCAAATACCTGAAGAGATCACCtaa
- the rrp9 gene encoding U3 small nucleolar RNA-interacting protein 2 isoform X2 has translation MSSFFIKKKVISAAPNKGDLKRKSNADDGKGRSKKFSKRKDEEISSDSENESADPNRKQQENEDDEIEETPQEKKLRLAKLYLEQLREEEDKRAEQESFEADLIAGRLQEDVLEQKGKLQRLIAKEIIAPDPAEIRLLRGHKLPVTCLVITPDEKYIFSASKDCSIIKWEVESGKKVQKIAGGRKGTEARHVGHTTHVLCMAISSDGKYLASGDMNKFIMIWDPMTCKHLYKFKGHKGAVSGLAFRRGTHTLYSASHDRSIKVWSVDENAYVETLFGHQDMITGLDCLSRERCVTAGGRDRTVRVWKIAEESQLVFHGHEGSIDCIQLINEEHMVTGGDDGSISIWTVNKKKPVSTVKQAHGSHGNTGLEQPYWVSSVAALHNSDIVASGSHNSAVQLWKCGQGFRGLEPLFSVPMTGFVNSLKFSNSGKFLVAGVGQEHRLGRWWRIKEARNGLYIIPLKRQAQEQEVGQ, from the exons ATGTCGTCTttctttataaagaaaaaagtcatcTCTGCGGCTCCTAATAAAGGAGATTTAAAAAGAAAG AGTAATGCAGATGATGGCAAAGGCAGATCAAAAAAATTCAGTAAGCGAAAGGATGAAGAAATATCGAGTGACTCGGAAAATGAAAG TGCTGATCCAAACAGAAAACAACAGGAAAACGAAGACGACGAGATCGAGGAGACGCCGCAAGAGAAGAAACTTCGCCTGGCCAAGCTTTACCTGGAGCAGCTGAGAGAGGAAG AGGACAAGAGAGCTGAGCAGGAGTCATTTGAAGCGGACCTCATAGCTGGAAGACTGCAGGAGGATGTG CTGGAACAGAAAGGCAAACTGCAAAGACTGATAGCCAAAGAA ATCATAGCTCCAGACCCAGCAGAGATCAGGTTGTTGAGAGGACACAAACTACCTGTCACATGTCTCGTCATCACCCCGGATGAGAAATACATCTTCTCGGCAAGCAAAGACTGCTCCATCATCAAAT GGGAGGTGGAGAGCGGGAAGAAGGTGCAGAAGATCGCAGGAGGACGGAAGGGAACAGAAGCGCGTCATGTGGGACACACCACTCACGTCCTGTGTATGGCCATATCATCTGATGGAAAATACCTG GCTAGTGGAGACATGAATAAGTTCATCATGATCTGGGATCCGAtgacatgtaaacatctgtACAAGTTTAAAGGACACAAAGGTGCTGTATCG GGTTTGGCCTTTAGACGAGGAACTCACACCCTCTACAGCGCGTCACATGACCGCTCAATAAAAGTGTGGAGCGTGGATGAGAACGCTTATGTAGAAACCCT GTTCGGCCATCAGGACATGATCACCGGGTTGGACTGTTTGAGTCGAGAGAGATGCGTGACTGCAGGAGGACGAGACCGGACAGTCCGAGTGTGGAAAATTGCTGAGGAATCACAGCTTGTTTTTCATGGACACGA GGGCTCCATTGATTGTATCCAGcttattaatgaagaacacaTGGTCACAGGTGGAGATGATGG CTCTATATCTATTTGGACGGTTAATAAGAAGAAGCCGGTGAGCACAGTGAAGCAAGCCCACGGTAGCCATGGCAACACTGGTCTGGAGCAGCCCTACTGGGTGTCTTCTGTGGCGGCGCTGCACAACTCTGACATCGTGGCATCAG GTTCCCATAATTCAGCGGTGCAGCTGTGGAAGTGTGGGCAGGGATTCAGAGGCCTGGAGCCGCTCTTCAGCGTCCCTATG aCTGGATTTGTCAACAGTCTGAAGTTCTCAAACTCTGGGAAGTTTCTTGTGGCGGGAGTTGGACAGGAGCACAG
- the rrp9 gene encoding U3 small nucleolar RNA-interacting protein 2 isoform X1 produces the protein MSSFFIKKKVISAAPNKGDLKRKSNADDGKGRSKKFSKRKDEEISSDSENESADPNRKQQENEDDEIEETPQEKKLRLAKLYLEQLREEEDKRAEQESFEADLIAGRLQEDVLEQKGKLQRLIAKEIIAPDPAEIRLLRGHKLPVTCLVITPDEKYIFSASKDCSIIKWEVESGKKVQKIAGGRKGTEARHVGHTTHVLCMAISSDGKYLASGDMNKFIMIWDPMTCKHLYKFKGHKGAVSGLAFRRGTHTLYSASHDRSIKVWSVDENAYVETLFGHQDMITGLDCLSRERCVTAGGRDRTVRVWKIAEESQLVFHGHEGSIDCIQLINEEHMVTGGDDGSISIWTVNKKKPVSTVKQAHGSHGNTGLEQPYWVSSVAALHNSDIVASGASGSHNSAVQLWKCGQGFRGLEPLFSVPMTGFVNSLKFSNSGKFLVAGVGQEHRLGRWWRIKEARNGLYIIPLKRQAQEQEVGQ, from the exons ATGTCGTCTttctttataaagaaaaaagtcatcTCTGCGGCTCCTAATAAAGGAGATTTAAAAAGAAAG AGTAATGCAGATGATGGCAAAGGCAGATCAAAAAAATTCAGTAAGCGAAAGGATGAAGAAATATCGAGTGACTCGGAAAATGAAAG TGCTGATCCAAACAGAAAACAACAGGAAAACGAAGACGACGAGATCGAGGAGACGCCGCAAGAGAAGAAACTTCGCCTGGCCAAGCTTTACCTGGAGCAGCTGAGAGAGGAAG AGGACAAGAGAGCTGAGCAGGAGTCATTTGAAGCGGACCTCATAGCTGGAAGACTGCAGGAGGATGTG CTGGAACAGAAAGGCAAACTGCAAAGACTGATAGCCAAAGAA ATCATAGCTCCAGACCCAGCAGAGATCAGGTTGTTGAGAGGACACAAACTACCTGTCACATGTCTCGTCATCACCCCGGATGAGAAATACATCTTCTCGGCAAGCAAAGACTGCTCCATCATCAAAT GGGAGGTGGAGAGCGGGAAGAAGGTGCAGAAGATCGCAGGAGGACGGAAGGGAACAGAAGCGCGTCATGTGGGACACACCACTCACGTCCTGTGTATGGCCATATCATCTGATGGAAAATACCTG GCTAGTGGAGACATGAATAAGTTCATCATGATCTGGGATCCGAtgacatgtaaacatctgtACAAGTTTAAAGGACACAAAGGTGCTGTATCG GGTTTGGCCTTTAGACGAGGAACTCACACCCTCTACAGCGCGTCACATGACCGCTCAATAAAAGTGTGGAGCGTGGATGAGAACGCTTATGTAGAAACCCT GTTCGGCCATCAGGACATGATCACCGGGTTGGACTGTTTGAGTCGAGAGAGATGCGTGACTGCAGGAGGACGAGACCGGACAGTCCGAGTGTGGAAAATTGCTGAGGAATCACAGCTTGTTTTTCATGGACACGA GGGCTCCATTGATTGTATCCAGcttattaatgaagaacacaTGGTCACAGGTGGAGATGATGG CTCTATATCTATTTGGACGGTTAATAAGAAGAAGCCGGTGAGCACAGTGAAGCAAGCCCACGGTAGCCATGGCAACACTGGTCTGGAGCAGCCCTACTGGGTGTCTTCTGTGGCGGCGCTGCACAACTCTGACATCGTGGCATCAGGTGCCTcag GTTCCCATAATTCAGCGGTGCAGCTGTGGAAGTGTGGGCAGGGATTCAGAGGCCTGGAGCCGCTCTTCAGCGTCCCTATG aCTGGATTTGTCAACAGTCTGAAGTTCTCAAACTCTGGGAAGTTTCTTGTGGCGGGAGTTGGACAGGAGCACAG